The Halobacillus ihumii genomic sequence CCTTGGCATAATGAAAATCCTCTAACTCTTCTGACTGGGAACTAAGTTCCGAATCACCACAATGAATGAGTTCATCTACTTCATGCTGGTGGTGCTGTTTAATCTCCATCACTTCATTAGTTAATCCATGAGTATCACTAATGATTAGTACTTTTGGCATTATAAACACCTCTTTATGATAAATCCTGCAACCATTGTTCTATTTTTAGGATAGCATGCTTTCGGTGACTAATTGAATTTTTTTCATCAGAAGTATACTCTGCCATTGTTAGAACAGATCCGCTTGGGATAAATATGGGGTCATATCCGAAACCGTTATCGCCTGCTGGTGCCATCGCAATCCGCCCTTCACAGGTACCTCTTTCCACAAAAGTTTTTTGGCCAGGACGTGCAACAGCAACTGCACAGACAAAACGAGCAGTACGATCTTGCTCAGGAACATTACTCAATTCATTCATAACCTTTTCCACGTTCTTGCGGTCATCCTTATCTTCACCTGCATAACGAGCAGAGTAAATACCAGGCGCACCGTTTAGAGCATCAATTTCAAGACCAGAATCATCTGCAACGACGGGAATTTGGAATTGTTCTGCAATTGTCTCGGCTTTGATGATTGCATTTTCTTCGAAAGATTCGCCATCTTCAACAATATCGGCAATCTTCTGATCAAAATCCAATAATGATTTTACTGTGATTCTATATTTCGCAAACATTTCTTTAAACTCGTCAACTTTTCCTTTATTCTTTGTAGCGACAACTAATTCGTTCATAGGGTTATTTCTCCGTAACAGCTGATGATGTTTCAATAACCTCAGCCCATTTTCCAATTGCATCTTTTTGCAGCTTAGTAAGCTCTGCTACCCCTTCTTGGGACAGGGATATCATCGTCTGAAGTTGTGCCATGGAGAATGTGGCTTCTTCTCCAGTTCCTTGAAGCTCTACAAATTCCCCTTGTCCTGTCATGACAATATTCATATCCACGTGGGCCTTGCTGTCCTCTTCATAACAAAGATCCAGAATTTCTTTCCCATCAGGAAGGACCCCGACTGAAATAGCTGTTAAAAAGTCATTAATCGGAAGCTTTTTCAATACTCCTTTTTCAACTAACTTCCCAAACGCCAGAACAACTGCAACGAAAGCACCTGTAATGGATGCCGTTCTGGTGCCCCCGTCCGCTTGAATTACATCACAATCCACCCATAGGGTACGTTCACCTATACTATCCAAGTCAACGACTGCGCGTAAGGCTCGACCAATAAGACGCTGAATCTCCATCGTTCTCCCGGAAACTTTTCCTTTTGAAGATTCACGAATATTTCGCTGTTCTGTAGCACGAGGCAGCATAGCATATTCTGCTGTAATCCAGCCTTTCCCCTGTCCGCGTAGAAATGGTGGAACTCGATCCTCTACACTTGCATTACAGATCACTTTAGTGTCTCCAAAACTTATTAATACAGATCCTTCTGGGTGTTTAACATAATCTGTTTCTATTGTAATATTTCTTAATTCATTGACTGCACGTCCGCTTCTCATGGGCATGTCCTCCCTTTCATTCTTTCCAACTATACCTAGCCCATCTTAACATAAAAAAAGGTCTATAGACAGGCTGCACTCTTTCCTGTCTTATGTAAAAAATGGGCCACTACGTCATTAAAGTGGCCCGTGATTTTCTTTTTTATAAGCTTCCAGGTTCATTCGCTCCATTGATATCTGAACGTGTAACAGGTTCAGCCAATGACTCTCCTGCTTCATTTAAGACTTGTTCGACCCCTTCAACTTTTACTTCTACCGCTTCCACATCATTCACGTTGGTTAAGCTCATAACAAGACTGGCAAGAGCTTGTTCAGACACAGCTTTAGGTTCTTGTCCATTTAACAAAGCCTTATTGAAAGTTACACTCAACACCCCTTCATTAAGTTTGGCACTTGTGACTTGAGCACCTTCATTGAAAGGCCGAAGCAGGGACGTTCCAAGAGCTGGTCCCTCGAGGAGGGTCTGTACTAAAGAAGTGTACAAATCACCTTCTGTACTTACTCTCGTTGTTACCGGGACTTGATATACTTCGCTGTCACCTTGTTGAGATGGGAAGTAAACCGTTACGGCTTTACTTCCCACCACATCAGTTTGGTCGCCAACATGGACATTGATCCCGTCTGAACGGGAAACTCCTCCATTAATTGGAGTCCCGTTCACAGGCATTTCCTTAAGTTCATGTCCATTTATCCAAAGCTTCATCCGGTCCACATTATCAAACTGTGTAACTGTATAAGTCATAGCTTGCAAAATCTTTTGTTCTTCACCAGGCTGGTAATTTTTAAATTCTTGTGAGACGTCGACTACCATCGTGCCATTATCCTTTAAATTCAACCCTAAAATTTCTGTTCCAGCAGGCAATACTGCCTTAAAGCCAGTTGGCAATAAACTTGAGATTGGTCCATCTTTAACTAAGTATTCTAGTGCTTGGGTAGCTACCTCCTTAGACGCTGGCAGTTCTACAGTCTGAGGAACAACCATTCCATTAGAATCAATTAAGAATAATTCTCTTGCCACTGTTTCTGCAGCTTCTTCCTGCCCTTCTTCTTCAGCACTTGCTTCTCCACTGCCCTTTTCTGGCGGTGACTCCTTTGTATTCGTTTCAGGAGTTGCTGCCGTCTCCTCTTCAGGAGGAGCATCCATCTCCTCTAGTGCTTGCTCCCCTTCAAATAAACAACCCGACAGCAATCCTGTACTTAATAGTACGGCAATCGATAAGGGTTTAATTCCGCATGTTTTCATGCTATTCCCTCCCATGATAGTTTGTACTACCATATATACGAGCCATAATGAAGTTTAGACCACTGATTTTATGTTGAAGGCAAGATTTTTAAGAGAGTTAGTTGTGTTCAGAATTGTACTTAGTAGACTAACGAAAATTTCATCAGCTCTGAACTCACGTAAATAACCTTCAAAGCTTTGAGACAAAACTTGAAGGTTATTTACGTGAGTTCTTAATGAAGATGTACTTAGACTAAGCTGCTTCGAGGGCAAAAACGGCATTAGCCGATCAGCCTGTCTATTTATTAACCAATTCTCCAGGAAAAATAACTACGATTACTAAGTACTTGCATAACTTCAAGTTATTTTGTCGTCTTTTCAAATTGTTCAAGTTCAATAAGCTTTAATACTTGGATCGGCTCTTCAAACCACCTATTGGCCACCAATCTGAATTTTTCCATATCCCCGGTGGTATAAAATTCATGCACAGAGTGATTATCTTCCTGCTCTAAAGCGTTATGATATGCCAGAATTAAACTAGTCTCGCTGGCGGTTTCCTCACCAGAGCTAATTACATTAATGTGGCTTCCCATTTCCTTCTGCACTAAGTCCTTAATAAGTGGGTAATGAGTACACCCGAGAATTAACGTATCAATATGGTTCATCTCTTTTAAAGGTAATAAAGTGGATTTTACGGTTCCTTCCGCTTCCGGCCCTTCTAAAATTCCATTCTCCACCATAGGGACAAATGGAGGGCAGGCGAGACCATTTACTCGTATAGATTGGTCAATTGCCTTGAGAGCTTCTGGGTATGCCTGGCTTTTTATCGTACCTTCTGTCCCGATTACACCTACTCGTTTATTTCTACTGCCTTTGATTGCGGCCCGAGCTCCCGGTTCAATCACACCAATTACCGGAATCGGCAATGAGGACTGAAGTTCATTTAATGTATACGCGGTCGCTGTATTGCAAGCAATTATAAGCATTTTAATATCGCGCCGCATTAGATAATGTACCATCTGCCAGGTGAATTCCTTTACCTGATCTTTAGGCCGTGGTCCATAAGGGCACCTTAACGTGTCACCCAAGTATATAAATTTTTCTTTAGGAAGTTGACGCATCAATTCGCGGGCAACGGTCAACCCTCCAACTCCGGAATCAATCACACCTATCGGCTGTCCCATGAAATCCCTCATTTCTGTTTTTCCTTAGATGTCTCACGCATATTTTCATGAAGTACATGTAATAAACGGGTTAGTTGGTTCATTTCATCTTCTGAAACATCCTTGAGAACTTCTTGTAAGTAGTGTTGGCGTTTTTCTATTACCTCATGAATAATGTGTGTACCTTTTTCTAAGAGATGTATACGGACAACCCGACGATCCTTAGAATCACGGATCCTCTCCACTAACTCATTCTTCTCTAGACGATCGACAAGGTCCGTCGTAGTGCTGCACGCTAAATGAAGATGACTTGAAAGCTCACCTATTGTCAAATCTCCTTTATCAAGCAGCCACTGTAAAGCTACAAACTGCGGAGTGGTAATCGGGTAATGATTTAAGATTTCACGC encodes the following:
- a CDS encoding XTP/dITP diphosphatase: MNELVVATKNKGKVDEFKEMFAKYRITVKSLLDFDQKIADIVEDGESFEENAIIKAETIAEQFQIPVVADDSGLEIDALNGAPGIYSARYAGEDKDDRKNVEKVMNELSNVPEQDRTARFVCAVAVARPGQKTFVERGTCEGRIAMAPAGDNGFGYDPIFIPSGSVLTMAEYTSDEKNSISHRKHAILKIEQWLQDLS
- the rph gene encoding ribonuclease PH; translation: MRSGRAVNELRNITIETDYVKHPEGSVLISFGDTKVICNASVEDRVPPFLRGQGKGWITAEYAMLPRATEQRNIRESSKGKVSGRTMEIQRLIGRALRAVVDLDSIGERTLWVDCDVIQADGGTRTASITGAFVAVVLAFGKLVEKGVLKKLPINDFLTAISVGVLPDGKEILDLCYEEDSKAHVDMNIVMTGQGEFVELQGTGEEATFSMAQLQTMISLSQEGVAELTKLQKDAIGKWAEVIETSSAVTEK
- a CDS encoding GerMN domain-containing protein, coding for MKTCGIKPLSIAVLLSTGLLSGCLFEGEQALEEMDAPPEEETAATPETNTKESPPEKGSGEASAEEEGQEEAAETVARELFLIDSNGMVVPQTVELPASKEVATQALEYLVKDGPISSLLPTGFKAVLPAGTEILGLNLKDNGTMVVDVSQEFKNYQPGEEQKILQAMTYTVTQFDNVDRMKLWINGHELKEMPVNGTPINGGVSRSDGINVHVGDQTDVVGSKAVTVYFPSQQGDSEVYQVPVTTRVSTEGDLYTSLVQTLLEGPALGTSLLRPFNEGAQVTSAKLNEGVLSVTFNKALLNGQEPKAVSEQALASLVMSLTNVNDVEAVEVKVEGVEQVLNEAGESLAEPVTRSDINGANEPGSL
- the racE gene encoding glutamate racemase; its protein translation is MGQPIGVIDSGVGGLTVARELMRQLPKEKFIYLGDTLRCPYGPRPKDQVKEFTWQMVHYLMRRDIKMLIIACNTATAYTLNELQSSLPIPVIGVIEPGARAAIKGSRNKRVGVIGTEGTIKSQAYPEALKAIDQSIRVNGLACPPFVPMVENGILEGPEAEGTVKSTLLPLKEMNHIDTLILGCTHYPLIKDLVQKEMGSHINVISSGEETASETSLILAYHNALEQEDNHSVHEFYTTGDMEKFRLVANRWFEEPIQVLKLIELEQFEKTTK
- a CDS encoding MarR family winged helix-turn-helix transcriptional regulator: MTESHASSSIADVEKELRYISGIIKQQGREILNHYPITTPQFVALQWLLDKGDLTIGELSSHLHLACSTTTDLVDRLEKNELVERIRDSKDRRVVRIHLLEKGTHIIHEVIEKRQHYLQEVLKDVSEDEMNQLTRLLHVLHENMRETSKEKQK